A part of Crassostrea angulata isolate pt1a10 chromosome 5, ASM2561291v2, whole genome shotgun sequence genomic DNA contains:
- the LOC128184386 gene encoding baculoviral IAP repeat-containing protein 7-B-like isoform X3, whose translation MHPSSRQENSLDSYFSASVNGESDRDDIRYEWLRLRSFSTFPLTSTSHSPLRLARSGFYYTGRNQECVCFSCGVHNSDWTGSSVTDIHTRLSSECRHLNGHDVTNIPIGSNNSSQSSHLLSESSKRKSSNKNAEQRVLENGNGSQNTTNTQCQAPKQNQRPSIPRSNHVREMLEPLGINFDRPKYPSYSVLATRISSYQQWPSYLTQTPRELSIAGFFYVGYGDYVRCFFCGGGLRNWESGDDAWVEHARWFPKCSFLLQNRGVDFVTLVQTVQNEQAETTLTENSPSSLDIDQHLAAVKVHEMGYSWETIKATYIQLNKPVSETVTVEELIDEILADKVTPPNPSEGNSQNIETNPQSPSLPADEEEPGRTYTANSTANADLSNELKSLSLKDTFQLKMKQKFYWMKIDVSKSKDYVGFAWRKI comes from the exons ATGCATCCTTCTTCGAGACAGGAAAATTCATTAGATTCCTACTTCAGTGCATCGGTGAACGGTGAATCAGATAGAGATGACATTCGGTATGAATGGCTGCGCTTGAGATCATTTTCGACTTTTCCACTGACTTCCACTTCACACAGTCCGCTTCGGCTTGCTCGCTCTGGATTTTACTACACTGGAAGAAACCAAGAATGTGTTTGTTTTTCCTGTGGAGTGCATAACTCTGATTGGACAGGGTCCAGTGTTACAGATATACATACACGACTAAGTTCAGAGTGTCGTCATTTAAACGGACATGACGTCACGAACATTCCTATTGGATCTAACAACAGCAGTCAATCCAGTCATTTGCTTTCCGAGTCTAGTAAAAGAAAGTCAAGCAATAAAAATGCAGAGCAAAGAGTATTGGAAAACGGAAACGGGAGCCAAAACACTACTAACACTCAGTGTCAAGCTCCTAAGCAAAACCAGAGACCATCTATTCCGCGGTCCAACCATGTGAGAGAAATGTTGGAGCCTCTTGGAATAAATTTCGACAGGCCAAAGTATCCAAGCTACTCCGTTTTGGCAACAAGAATCAGTAGCTATCAACAATGGCCTTCATATTTGACTCAAACTCCAAGGGAACTTAGCATTGCTGGTTTCTTTTATGTTGGATATGGCGACTATGTTAGATGTTTTTTCTGCGGAG gtgGGCTGCGAAATTGGGAGTCAGGTGACGATGCATGGGTGGAACACGCCAGATGGTTTCCAAAATGTTCTTTTTTGCTCCAGAATCGCGGAGTAGATTTCGTCACACTCGTGCAAACCGTCCAAAACGAACAAGCAGAGACAACTTTGACAGAAAATTCCCCATCATCCCTTGATATTGATCAGCATCTTGCTGCTGTAAAGGTTCATGAAATGGGTTACTCATGGGAGACTATCAAAGCAACATATATTCAGCTAAATAAGCCAG TCTCAGAAACAGTTACAGTAGAAGAGCTTATAGATGAAATTCTGGCAGATAAAGTCACACCACCAAATCCGTCCGAGGGGAACAGTCAGAACATTGAGACGAACCCTCAAAGTCCATCTCTTCCAGCAGATGAAGAGGAACCAg GTAGAACATATACTGCTAATTCTACTGCAAATGCCGATCTGTCGAATGAGCTGAAATCACTGAGTTTAAAAG ATACTTTTCAATTGAAGATGAAACAGAAGTTCTATTGGATGAAAATAGACGTCTCAAAGAGCAAAGACTATGTAGG
- the LOC128184385 gene encoding baculoviral IAP repeat-containing protein 7-like: protein MLPLPQKENSLDSYFRTLDLNRESERNDMRYEWLRLRSFSTFPLTTTSHSPVRLARSGFYYTGRNQECVCFSCGVHNSDWTESSVTDIHTRLCSECRHLNGHDVTNIPIGSNNSSQSSHLLSESSNRKASNKNAERRVLENTNRSQNSTHTQCQAPKQNQRPSIPRSNHVREMLEPLGINFDRPKYPSYSVLATRISSYQQWPSYLTQTPKDLSIAGFFYVGYGDYVRCFFCGGGLRNWEPGDDAWVEHARWFQKCSFLLQNRGVDFVTLVQSVQSEQAEATLSENLPSSLDIEQLPAAVKVHEMGYSWETIKATYIQLNKPVSETVTVEELIDEILADKVTPPNPSEGNSQDIETNPQSPSPPADENEPSRTYTANSTANADLSNELKSLSLKDETEVLLDENRRLKEQRLCRICMEEDITIAFLPCGHLCCCAHCAPAMRKCPICRAFIKGTVKTYPA from the exons ATGTTACCTTTACCTCAGAAAGAAAATTCATTGGATTCCTACTTCAGAACTCTAGATCTCAACAGGGAATCTGAGAGAAATGATATGCGGTACGAATGGCTGCGCTTGAGATCATTTTCGACTTTTCCACTGACTACCACTTCACACAGTCCTGTTCGGCTTGCTCGATCTGGATTTTACTATACGGGAAGAAACCAAGAATGTGTTTGTTTTTCCTGTGGAGTTCATAACTCGGATTGGACAGAGTCCAGTGTTACAGATATACATACACGACTGTGTTCAGAGTGTCGTCATTTAAACGGACATGACGTTACGAACATTCCTATTGGATCTAACAACAGCAGTCAATCCAGTCATTTGCTTTCCGAGTCTAGTAATAGAAAGGCAAGCAATAAAAATGCAGAGCGAAGAGTATTGGAAAACACAAACAGGAGCCAAAACTCTACACACACTCAATGTCAAGCTCCTAAGCAAAACCAGAGACCATCTATTCCGCGGTCTAACCATGTGAGAGAAATGTTGGAGCCTCTTGGGATAAATTTCGACAGGCCAAAGTATCCAAGCTACTCCGTTTTGGCAACAAGAATCAGTAGCTATCAACAATGGCCTTCATATTTGACTCAAACTCCAAAGGATCTTAGCATTGCTGGTTTCTTTTATGTTGGATATGGCGACTATGTTAGATGTTTCTTCTGCGGAG GTGGGCTGCGAAATTGGGAGCCAGGAGACGATGCATGGGTGGAACACGCCAGATGGTttcaaaaatgttcttttttgcTCCAGAATCGCGGGGTAGATTTCGTCACACTCGTACAAAGCGTCCAAAGCGAACAAGCAGAGGCTACTTTGTCAGAAAATCTCCCATCATCCCTTGATATTGAGCAGCTTCCTGCTGCTGTAAAGGTTCATGAAATGGGTTACTCATGGGAGACTATCAAAGCAACATATATTCAGCTAAATAAGCCAG TCTCAGAAACAGTTACAGTAGAAGAGCTAATAGACGAAATTCTGGCCGATAAAGTCACACCACCAAATCCGTCCGAGGGGAACAGTCAGGACATTGAGACGAACCCTCAAAGTCCATCTCCTCCAGCTGATGAAAATGAACCAa GTAGAACATATACTGCTAATTCTACAGCTAATGCCGATCTGTCGAATGAGCTGAAATCACTGAGTTTAAAAg ATGAAACAGAGGTTTTATTGGATGAAAATAGACGTCTCAAAGAGCAAAGACTATGTAGG atttgcaTGGAGGAAGATATAACTATTGCCTTTCTGCCATGTGGACACTTGTGCTGTTGTGCCCACTGCGCACCTGCGATGCGCAAATGTCCGATCTGCAGAGCATTTATCAAAGGAACAGTGAAAACCTACCCAGcctga